Proteins from one Hydrogenivirga caldilitoris genomic window:
- a CDS encoding tetratricopeptide repeat protein yields MRIFCLLITAVLLFSCAKPRVNISYLEPPRRYEGGLKKLAVLPFESTSMDGKAFASELEAELLQVNVEGKPYFSLVSRNEIDKVVNELKFSSSGFTGESSELGRLLKAEGLLTGVVEYASGTGTYYEKRFRCTKTKGSGLIKECVDAVEYPVRCRTYELEFSMVPKLISVERGKILYSRRITRHYTEKHCDDYGYPPPSFSRMLDRAKGEAIRELIEDIAPHPVTVVAEFIDDDEGVKDRNSFEKAIELAEDGRVEEACSLFRAIKGDAYALFYNKGLCAELEGKLESAEELYRKALLIREDERIRRALNRVTLRRLKREKLESLVK; encoded by the coding sequence ATGAGGATATTTTGCCTTCTGATTACTGCGGTTCTGCTTTTTTCGTGTGCAAAGCCCAGGGTAAATATAAGCTACCTGGAACCTCCGAGAAGGTATGAGGGTGGGCTTAAAAAGCTTGCGGTTCTGCCCTTTGAAAGCACGAGTATGGATGGTAAGGCTTTTGCTTCAGAGCTTGAGGCAGAACTTCTACAGGTAAATGTAGAAGGCAAGCCCTACTTCAGCCTTGTGAGCAGAAACGAGATTGACAAGGTTGTAAATGAGTTGAAGTTCTCCTCCAGCGGGTTTACCGGAGAGAGCTCAGAGCTTGGAAGACTTCTTAAGGCTGAAGGACTTCTTACCGGTGTGGTTGAGTATGCAAGTGGCACAGGCACGTACTATGAGAAGAGGTTCAGGTGCACGAAAACAAAAGGCTCCGGGCTTATAAAGGAGTGTGTTGATGCTGTTGAGTATCCCGTCAGGTGCAGGACCTACGAGCTGGAATTTTCAATGGTGCCAAAGTTGATAAGCGTTGAAAGGGGGAAGATACTTTACTCAAGACGTATAACCAGGCACTATACAGAGAAACACTGTGATGACTATGGGTACCCGCCTCCGAGCTTTAGTCGTATGCTTGACAGGGCAAAGGGAGAGGCTATAAGGGAACTCATAGAGGATATAGCACCTCATCCGGTGACTGTTGTGGCTGAATTTATAGACGACGATGAGGGAGTGAAGGACAGAAACTCCTTTGAGAAAGCCATAGAACTTGCCGAAGATGGAAGGGTTGAAGAAGCCTGCAGTTTATTCAGAGCTATTAAAGGGGACGCCTACGCTCTCTTTTACAACAAGGGGTTGTGTGCGGAACTTGAGGGCAAGCTTGAAAGTGCGGAGGAGCTTTACAGAAAAGCCCTTCTCATCAGGGAAGACGAAAGGATAAGGAGAGCCCTCAACAGGGTTACTCTTAGGAGGTTAAAGAGGGAAAAGTTGGAGTCTTTAGTCAAATAG
- a CDS encoding SDH family Clp fold serine proteinase, whose translation MPAYDPFSYMFNLLWFIFIFFLILSPWFRRVSLQRAREAAIRAIEDKRKSRVITMIHRQEAMGFLGIPIFRFINIEDSERVLRAIRMTPDDMPIDFIIHTPGGLALAATQIANALVKHKAPVRVIVPHYAMSGGTLIALAADEIVMDPNAVLGPVDPQIGQMPATSILKVLEKKEPKDIDDQTIILADVSEKAIKQMKDYLLWLLSTNGMDREKAEKIAQELAIGKFTHDYPLTVDYLKELGLPVNTEVPEEVYALMELYEQPMGAQPPSVQYIPVPYKQAQNSGAKNS comes from the coding sequence ATGCCCGCTTACGACCCATTCTCATACATGTTCAACTTACTGTGGTTCATATTTATATTCTTCCTAATACTAAGTCCATGGTTTCGCAGGGTTTCCCTCCAGAGGGCAAGAGAGGCAGCTATAAGAGCCATAGAGGATAAAAGGAAGAGCAGGGTGATAACCATGATACACAGGCAGGAAGCTATGGGTTTCCTAGGGATACCCATATTCAGGTTCATAAACATAGAGGACTCGGAGAGGGTTCTGAGAGCCATAAGGATGACACCCGATGATATGCCCATAGACTTCATAATCCACACTCCGGGGGGTCTTGCCCTTGCTGCAACTCAGATTGCCAATGCCCTTGTAAAACACAAGGCACCGGTTAGAGTCATAGTTCCCCACTACGCCATGTCTGGGGGTACACTCATAGCCCTTGCCGCGGATGAGATAGTAATGGACCCAAACGCAGTCCTTGGTCCCGTTGATCCTCAGATAGGGCAGATGCCGGCAACCTCCATACTCAAAGTTCTGGAAAAGAAGGAGCCAAAGGATATAGACGACCAGACCATCATACTTGCAGACGTTTCCGAGAAGGCTATAAAGCAGATGAAGGATTACCTGCTCTGGCTTTTGAGCACAAACGGTATGGATAGAGAAAAGGCTGAGAAAATAGCACAGGAGCTTGCGATTGGAAAGTTCACCCACGACTACCCCCTTACGGTAGATTACCTGAAGGAGCTTGGTCTTCCTGTGAATACAGAAGTCCCGGAAGAGGTTTACGCCCTGATGGAGCTTTATGAGCAACCTATGGGTGCACAACCTCCTTCGGTTCAGTACATACCGGTACCCTACAAGCAGGCGCAGAACTCGGGTGCTAAGAACTCCTGA